caaccaatcagagccgagctggagccttgccgtctctgagcagctgtcaatcactcgccgaccaaacggtcaaactaggcagcgctgatcaaatatgaatcaatattctgttactgtaatgcctatttcttgcaaaaaatgttttaataccaagcactgcccaccagccagagctaactttctcattttacagctaaaccgtgcactaccgGATGATTttgggccataactcaagaattcatatgctaattatgacaatttcacacaaatatctaaCAGGATGAAGTGATGTAGTGAGGACATTTTAGACagactgcaacttgactggttggcggaggcgtacaacTTGCTAGGCGCCGGTAATTCTAGTTACTTTATTCATTTCATCTCGTCTTATCTCTCTCTTCAGGGAATATGTATCGTCTAGGACCATCAACAAGGTGGTTCAGGTTCATGACCAGATCTTCTGCTGCATGGCTGGCTCACTCGCAGACGCTCAGGCCGTCACTAAGGCTGCAAAGTTCCACCTGTCCTTCCACAGGTGccatatccacacacacacatacacacacacacacacacacacacacacacacacacacacacacacacacacacatgaatacattgGCACATGTTACGCACAGTGTGCACACAGAGAAAACGTGCTtatcacattttcacatcacaTTGAAATAAAATTGTGTTAATCCCATTggttattttggttatttgTATTCCTCTATGACTCCTATGTGAAGACAGTCATACACAGTTGTAATGCATATCCTGTATGTGCTCCAGCAGTCTCACACACATCCAGTAAACAACAGTTGACCCTCCCTGATCTTTCTTGCCCCCTCCTAATCCCCAGTGTCCAGATGGAGACCCCTCCACTGGTGATAGCAGCAGCGTCGGTGCTGAAAGAACTGTGTTACAAAAACAAAGACGAGCTGCAGGCTGGCTTCATCACAGCAGGCTGGGACAGGAAGAAAGGACCACAGGTAGGGAGCAGGAcagcagtgatgatgatgatgatgatgatgatgatgatgatgatgatgatgatggtacatAATAACTCCACCTTGCTGCATATAGCTGATCTTCTCCGTCCCTTCTCCAGGTGTACGTGGTGTCTCTAGGCGGGATGTTAGTCGGTCAGCCGGTTACCATCGGCGGCTCAGGCAGCACTTACATCTACGGCTACGTTGACGCCAAATACAAACCCAACATGAGCAGAGAGGAGTGCCTACAGTTTGCCACTAATGGTACTTGTTGTATTATCTTACTTGTGAACCTAAATATGTTTTGTCAGAAAAAGTTCATGTCAGGATttgagccacatgcgtctcttcagctcctctccagtggctccctgtggacttttaaaaatggaaatgaataactgttttttatgtttaaattttcattttttatttatcattgttgtaggtctatggtacgacggagtattaaggaaacattgagggaaaaaaaatctgagatttcgagaataaactcataatattataaagtagtaattttacgtaagttacgacttttttctcgaaatattacaacttttttcgtgtatgttaatgactttattctggaaatctcagattttttttccctcactgtaaaggttgctgacccctgggtatTACACCTTTTTTGAGAGGAGAAAGCTTCTGTTTGCACTCAGAGGGAAAGATAACATTCATGTTTGAAAATGTGTGTTGTAGTTAGAAGCTTTCTAAATGTTCCAGAGTTAATATCTGAGGTTGTTCAACTTGACCTCTATTTCTCCTGCTCTTtgttcctcccttcctcctcctcttccctcccttcTCTTCGTCTCTGTGCTCACAGCTCTTGCTCTGGCCATGGGCAGAGACAACGTCAGCGGAGGCGTGGCTCACCTGGTGGTGATCACGGAAACCGGGGTGGAGCATGTGGTTGTCCCCGGTAACAAGCTGCCCAAGTTCCACGATGAGTGACACGTTGATGATGCATTATGGAGTCATGCTTTGTAATCCCTGAGCCTCAGTTTCATCAGTAATATGCTGTATAGGACTGGGATGTAACTAATTATACCAAACTACTAAATTCTACTCACAACTCATATTGTATTTCCATTATTATATGAGGTCATCTCTGCCTTTTCCTGAGTCCACATCACATGCTTTGTGTATTTTCTCTTAATGTgtagaaatacaaataaacatattCCATAAACCTCATCGTTCttcctctgtttctttatttttgggTTCTGTGCTTTAAAATCTGTTCATGGATTTGTGATGTGTTCTGTAAATGATCCTGTTGTCATATATCATTTAAAGGTTTTAAAATGTTACAGTCTGGTGCATAGCCTAGTCTCTgtagctcctctctcctcctctccctctctatctgTATATGTTCATGTCCCAGTCATACATGTTACTGACATGATTCCTTCCCCCGGAGTCTTTGTGCTGTCTCGTCTCGCAGGTGTCCACGGATCGGGGTTTACACCTGGATCAGGGTTGCGTCTGCTGCCTGACACCCACTGCCACCATCATTATTATcagcctttttattattattagttatatttatattatattactgctattattactgctatttcTATTATCACTCTATTACATCCACTGCTGttgattattgttattagtcctTGTTACTACTTATAGCTGCTgtgcatctctctccctctttctctatctctctctctctttccatctgtatctctctttttctctctctctctttccatctgtatctctctttctctctctctctctctccctctttccctctctccctctttccctctctctctctttccctccccccctctctctctctccctctttccctctctctctctctctctttcactcgctctctccctttcacccctttctctctctctctctctctctctctctctctcttccccctctctctctctttccatctgtatctctctttctctctctctctctctctctcttttcccctctctctctccctctttccctctctctctctttccctccccccctctctctgcctccctctttcacctgctctctccctctctctctctccctctttccctctctctctctctctctttccctctctctctctttcactcgctctctccctttcacccctttctctgtctctctctctccccctttctctctctctctccctccctctttccccctctctctctccctctttctctctctctccctctttcccccctctctctctctttctctctctatctctctttctctctctccccccttcctctctctctctttccctctttccctctatctctctctttccctccctttaGATGGGACTGAGAActctacaatagaataaaactcattttgaaataataaaacggATCATAAAATCTGCCTCCCTCATCGTCTGtgcagcagctccacactttaatACCTGATGACGTCACAAGTTTAAGACTTACTGGTTTTGGCTTTGAGGGGGAGGAGCTCGGTGGTGTAGTGGAGGGTTCACTCCTTTTTATATACAAAACCTATATTTATCTGGTGGTTTACAGTTTACCCATCTATCAGCCAAAAAGACACTGGAATAGGAGAGAATACCCATTTCCTCCTCAGTAACCCATATCTACTCAGTAGAACACCTACTTTATCAACGACCACTAGGCTACACCAtggagtagctcatgttcactaaTACTGATATAACTTTCCTAggctaaaataaagaaataacacattggagttattaatttaggtggtgttccacTTTAAAGAAATGTGCGCACATTTCAGTGATACGCAGTTTGAaagcctctctgctgctctcagtggctcagctcagctcagaggAGGAACACAGTTCACTTTCAATTTCGACCTAATTCAGGAAAACATGGAGTCCGTCTGATGAAGGAACAAACGCGTCGAGAACACTTTATAGAGCCGTAAGAAGGTTTCAGAACTTTATAATAAAGCGTGACCGCTCGCCTGAACGGTCCAGTGTCCTCCGGGGTCTCCTAAACGTCCCTTTACGCacagacggagacggagacggtcGGTGCTGTTGTCGGTAccggagctgcagcagcatgtTGGAAGAAACCGGGCCTGAGTGGTTGTCTGAGGAGGTGAAAACAGGAGTAAGTATAAGATATTTTAATGTTGATGTTTGAGAGACTTGGTGTGAAAACGTATCCTGGGCCACATGCGGAATTGCGAATAACTTCTAACTATGCATCGCTTTTATTACCTCTGTTTGTAGACGACCATCATTGCCATAGAGTTTAATGGAGGGGTCGTGCTGGGGTCTGATTCCCGGGTGTCTGCAGGGTaagtgtgtgcgtatgtgttgtgttttgcaTGCACTTCTATCTGCATAATACTATTTTTACCAAGACACCTCATGCGTAATGACCCAAAATCCTTCCACCTCTCCATCTTTCCTGTCATGCACCATCTCTAGATTGGAGTACAAAAAGTATTAAAGTGCAGATATGTGCATATGTATGGTgctgatatataaataaacagtaagGGGTAAATATGAATACACtaagttatatacagtatgattaaCCCACAATCacactctccctctccatcctccatccagGGCATCAGTGGTGAACAGGGTGATGAACAAGCTGTCTCCTCTCCATGACAAGATCTACTGTGCTCTGTCTGGCTCTGCAGCAGACGCTCAGACCATCGCTGAGATGGTCAACTACCAGCTCGATGTCCACAGGTACATAAATACACGCTCAAAGAAGAGCAACAGACTTGTTACCGTTTAACCAAATACAACACAATGGAAACGTATAGTCCAACTCTGTGTcgcgatataccggtattgacgataatcgtgatatttaaaaatttaATATTAAACAGAAATACAATACAGAAAATTCCTCTGAGTGAAATATTCCAGCTACTGGCAGCTTAAATATAAAGATATCAGTATTATATTGGCCTTTTCAAAAGTGTCCGTAAGTCTAAAccacaacacattttttttatgtcttccTCTGTCAGCATTGAGATAGACGAGGACCCCCAGGTTCGCTCAGCTGCCACTCTGGTGAGAAACATCTCGTACAAGTACAAGGAGGAGCTGTCAGCGCATCTCATCGTGGCCGGCTGGGACAGGAAGGACAAAGGACAGGTCGGTGATAATAACATGTAGTCGGCTCCAGAGATTCAAGCATGAAACAAGAAAGATTACTGGAAAGACAATGTTAATAATGTCAAAATGAATGTCTGCAACTTCTGCTAAAGATAGAAGGTGATACTTTAACCTgttagtagggatgcaccgataccactttttcagaccgagtacaagtacttacatttgggtactcgctgaTCGCTGATAGCGAGTACccatacgagtacttctctgtgccaaaagaccctcgttaacagccagctggagggtgtgagcgacacacggcaggctggggagtcccgcatacgaggcggtgcgctgcGACCGGccctaggtcggcttggaaaggctcagggcgaaggtgcttcccggggccgtggacaaagtgtcaccggggcggactgtcacCAGTGCACCCCAACCGCgtcgtcgtgcccccagggcggggctcggcccacgtaaaaggcgccaggagtctgcggcgatgtctgcaacccacccgacccgtcttgaaacacggaccaaggagtctaacgtatgcgcgagtcagagggtgcaatcAAAACCCCGGTTCGGGTGCACCATCGGCCTGTCTCGCCCGTCGGGGAGCTGGAGTGTGAGcatgagcgcgtgcgataggacccgaaagatgatGACGATATGTTAACGTCAcactgccgtaaagtggtatcggtgccgttgtatcggagccttttttgcgagtacgagtacatgagcacagtatcggacccaatacccgatactggtattggtatcggtgcatccctacctatAATAGATGGAGCAGCTGCTAACGTCGTTGTTGCTGGATGCTTAAATAAAAGATCATATCTCACCAACACACAGATGGAACATTGTAATCTGTCTTGCTCTGCTCTGTGCCCTTTGACCTCTCCCAGGTGTTTGCAACCCTGAATGGTCTCCTGACGAGGCAGCCTTTTGCAGTCGGCGGCTCTGGCAGTTCATATGTGTACGGGTTCGTTGATGCCGAGTATCGTAGGGATATGAACAAGGAGGAGTGCCAGCAGTTTGTTGTCAACAGTACGTTTTTCTTTTCCAcagaaagcatttttttttggttggatgGTGAAAAGAGAAACCAGACGTTTGCTGCTTCTCGTACCGACTGCTGAGAAGATCTATCATTCgattatttcatgtttttttgaatATGTTATCTTTTAAAACCCTTCTCTTataatctttctctctctctcgtagCTCTCTCTCTGGCAATGAGCCGCGATGGCTCCAGTGGCGGCGTGGCCTATATCGTCTCCATTGATGAACACGGCACGGAGGAGAAAGTCATTCTAGGAAATGACTTACCCACCTTCTTTGATCAGTgatacatcattttttttatctctagTTTGCAAAGCCACTGTTGTGCAGGATGCAGTTAAGTATTTGTTTTGCTCACAATAGTCATTCTATACACATCGGATCAGCTGTCAACTAATTCagcttgtaaaataaaaacatattggacaataatttttcttttactaattatttgaattaaaaaaaaaaaccattgcATTGCTGTATGATTACCAAAACTATTTCAAGAGTAATATCAGGTAgcctgttgtgtttgtgtaattTAAAAGCTGCTTGCAGCCTCACATCGTCAAGATACAGCTGATCATGTTTGTGGCTCATGATTAAGAGACGTTGAAATATAACAAAGAGGGAGCTTACATTAGGTGACCAGATCAATAAAGTTGTTGATTTATCTGCAAAGGAAAAACTACTGATTCTTCATTTCAGTCTGTGCATGTAATTCTAACGAGGTTGTCTCTCCAGATACACCAGTCAACAGACGAGTTCAGGACAGCTTCACAGAGTTAGACGTGGAAATTATCACAATGTCTGTCCAATGCTGTGCAAACTTGCTGGATGATAAATTGTGGGTCGACCGTTTTtttacggagcccccctagacccctaggagaAAACTTTTATTAACTCGCTCCctcgagttacttcatagagcacttcttccaatcattcctgacagtccacacattgctgatgtacggTGCCCCCCTAGATGGTGTACTTTGatttgacagattcaaacttcctggatcaataactcataacagaaacgttgttaaaacaccaacgggggctctttctaaccgtagtgaggtagacaacgagctacaacctcattttaatcacaacgagcctttagtcctccgagatggacacataacattggtctctatgtgcagctggctgtgagacgagtggtcagggaccgtctacaaagtgcaacgccgaaaagagaaagatattcaattaattCAGTATTATAcggtgtagtaccaccaaaattacttcacacatcagtgatctcctcatagttgtactGCAACACttagttttgaaaaaaatatgcttttgcataattttggtgaatttttaatgggaaaaatattcaataacttcccttttataaagtgtagtgtcaccaaaatgtcttaattttttttaataagtataatcaggaagagaccattgatgtgtgaagagattttggtggtactacactgcataatactgaagttattgaatatttttcctattaaaaattcaaaagaattatgcaaaatcatatttttccaaaaCTAAATGTTGTAGTTACTAACTTTAGGGCACGACTTAATAAAGGTTTCCTCCTagtacaggggtcagcaacctgcgtctcttcagctcctctccagtggctccctgtggacttttataaatggaaatgaataaatgttttttgtttacattttcatttttatttatcattgttgtaggtctacggtacgacggtacgacggagtattagggccacattgaggggaaaaaattaatctgagatttccagaataaagtcataatattataaagtagtaattttacgtgttatttacgtgtcttttattcttgtaaagttatgactttattcccgtaatattacgacgttttttcttataatattctgactttattgtgtaaatctcagatgtgttttccctcaatgttgccctaatactccgtagtacattgtctctttggccctcactgcattagacttatatactatatacttagactataaactgtgttaccttcatcacaatgatcacatgttttgcagctccagacagattttctttttttttgtttttgcctaaaatgtctcttttgatagtaaaggttgctgacccctgtcctaggggtctaggggggctcTGTAGTTTTTCAATGGCTGATGCCGATATTTAGAAGGTGGCCGATATATAAGGTcaatatattgttgttgtttatttttgcatctgataaaatacaatttaataataatgagaCAAAACATTCCTGAACTTAAATGAACATTAATTTAACACAACTAAACAAcgtaaaaagaaaatcaacaaCTTATGAATGAAAAGAGTTTTAGTGCACTTAACATGATTTATCTGCAGATACTGTAGCAGCATCTCCTTGTTTCTGACAGACAACAACAATGTGAAAacttacataaataaaaaaaatttaaaaaacaatgataGTGTAGTGGCCTTCCCCGGTGTTGGCTCAGTGAAatactataataaataaataatcggCCGATACCTCAaatgaataatgaattaatgaatcgCTCTACCTCTAGTTTCACATTCAGCCTCTCTATAAATAGTCCCACAGaatcagcagcagctctgtgtgAGAGGGATTCAGTCTGATAAACACATCAGCAGAAAGTGAAAGTCAAATATTTTGTGTATTATGTCACCCTTTATTCTGCACTACCCCAGTAATACAACTAGACTAAGATGCCTGGTTGATGGTTGATCACCTACATCATTTACACTGGAACTTAATTAAAAGTCTGCTTAAATTTacatgcatttgttttttggAATATAGCTAAATTTTCATAGTGCCCACATGTGCTTCAATGCCAATTATGTGactttttattgtgttataaagtgattacaaaacaagtgaagacatgtgcagggacatatataaaaaaagaccaaaatatattatacagagaaagacaaataacaaagtacaaaaacaaaactaaactaaactaaaacaacacaaggggataaaagcagattgaagaatgtgtgtgtgtgtgtgtgtgtttgtgtgtgtgtgtgtgtgtgtgtgtgtgtgtgtgcgtttgtgtgtgtgtgatgtggataatgggtgtgtgtttggcattgaatgaggctagatggtcatatattacatatatctactcttaaacacatacAGATATCCTTCCTTTTACGTGTAGAGCATAgagggaacaaaaacaaaacaaaaagaaaataaatgagtaatatatatatatatatatatatatatatatatataatacagtatatatacacatacacatatattaataatatgaataaaaataaagacgatgatgatgatgatggtcaggATAATAAtgtcaataacaataataataccaacacttacaataataagtgagataaataaataaataaataagtaaataacaataataaagaaaaaaaatgatgtgaaattttaaatacaataaaggCCTGTGTTGAAAGATTTACTTTTTGTGACACTGCCTCAGACACTGGATGTTATAACTGCAGTTTTCATCCAGGTGGTTTGAATTGTCCTAACTCAAAGTttagttcagtttttatgcaccaaatatttggaacaagctcccagaaacctgcaggaccaactttcctgtttgctgctgccttttattaaaccagataatgatcttgtatactgcactagagcttctactcttgtgtgttatattctatttaagCTTCTATCCTATCTTTTATtttcagcttgtttttattttctaatctttaatgtttttataactgttttaattatgtcttaatgttcttttgcactttgtcttaatgttcttgaatgtttatgtaaagcactttgaattgccctgttgctgaaatgtgttcaacaaataaagctgctttgccttatgactttattctcataatattacgacatttttttctcttaacttATGATCTTAtcctgcactagagcttttactcttgtgtgttatattctattttagcttctatcctagcttttttttttggcctttttttattttctaatctttaatgtttttataactgttttaattatgtcttaatgttcttttgcactttgtcgcaatgttcttgaatgtttatgtaaagcactttgaattgttgctgaaatgtgctctacagatGAAGCTGCCTTGCCTCTGCGGTTGGGGTGTTTCAGGGAAAACCCTCTGGTTTGCcagaaaatgaaactgaaagtgGATCAGAACTACAACACTGGagtcagagcagagcagagcagagaggaggaacgaCTGTTACTGGAAGATGGCGggcaataataaaacaacagtgATCCGCAAAGTCTTTGCTTTGACTTTGGCAGTTTGCGTCGACCTCTCCTTGTTTTACGCGTCTGGATCCGTCGTGACGCACAGAGTGTTCGGACATGTGGCGCATCTCTGGGTCTCTGCGGCTCTCCGCTGTTTGGCTCTGACGGCTGTGACTCTGTTCGCGCTCGGACACATCAGCCCGGTGTTGATCCGCCTTAT
This Sebastes fasciatus isolate fSebFas1 chromosome 17, fSebFas1.pri, whole genome shotgun sequence DNA region includes the following protein-coding sequences:
- the psmb12 gene encoding proteasome 20S subunit beta 12, producing the protein MEKRCTDAQVKGVSTGTTILAATFDGGVVIGSDSRASIGGEYVSSRTINKVVQVHDQIFCCMAGSLADAQAVTKAAKFHLSFHSVQMETPPLVIAAASVLKELCYKNKDELQAGFITAGWDRKKGPQVYVVSLGGMLVGQPVTIGGSGSTYIYGYVDAKYKPNMSREECLQFATNALALAMGRDNVSGGVAHLVVITETGVEHVVVPGNKLPKFHDE
- the psmb9a gene encoding proteasome subunit beta type-9, with the translated sequence MLEETGPEWLSEEVKTGTTIIAIEFNGGVVLGSDSRVSAGASVVNRVMNKLSPLHDKIYCALSGSAADAQTIAEMVNYQLDVHSIEIDEDPQVRSAATLVRNISYKYKEELSAHLIVAGWDRKDKGQVFATLNGLLTRQPFAVGGSGSSYVYGFVDAEYRRDMNKEECQQFVVNTLSLAMSRDGSSGGVAYIVSIDEHGTEEKVILGNDLPTFFDQ